The following coding sequences lie in one Heyndrickxia oleronia genomic window:
- a CDS encoding RNA polymerase sigma factor, producing MNIDKRQLVMEWYELYYDDMYRFIWLMLGDKQCCEDFVHDTFVRAYTAYDRFDHRSSVKTWLFSIAKHLVLDEIRKRKRNKHVPVLSFEKEISSSFNLEKYIENKEAVNQLFTSIQQLKPNYRMVIILMKVEEYSTKETANILGWSEVKVRKTLSRALQSLRKRNTIQGGEQVEQSL from the coding sequence TTGAATATTGATAAGAGGCAACTTGTCATGGAGTGGTATGAATTGTATTACGATGATATGTACCGTTTTATTTGGCTAATGCTGGGTGATAAACAGTGCTGCGAGGATTTTGTCCATGATACATTTGTACGTGCGTACACAGCATATGACCGATTCGATCATCGTTCCAGTGTAAAAACTTGGTTGTTTAGCATTGCAAAGCATCTTGTTCTCGATGAAATTCGGAAACGAAAAAGAAATAAGCATGTACCAGTTCTTTCATTTGAAAAAGAGATATCCTCTTCCTTTAATTTAGAAAAATATATTGAAAACAAGGAAGCAGTTAACCAGCTATTCACCTCGATTCAACAATTAAAGCCTAATTATCGAATGGTCATTATATTAATGAAGGTCGAAGAATACTCCACCAAAGAAACGGCAAACATTCTTGGCTGGTCCGAGGTTAAGGTTCGAAAAACATTATCAAGAGCACTGCAATCACTTAGAAAACGGAATACAATCCAAGGTGGTGAACAAGTTGAGCAATCATTATGA
- a CDS encoding sensor histidine kinase, producing MNYTKLKRMAKRKLLSLPYRSKLILVFSLLILLTATILGSITYYQFAKSSQLRTKEYQLQLADQMNRNLNRYIKEMQIISLSPLYDQDVLNTLKNHQVMKEGASLPPASERVKIWRYISSLIHMRDEIKGIHILANDGTVFSNLDSNTVLLKVFDNKSEWIKEIRQADGGWIILPLHQPNYYINRKENVFSVARLIRDPATQKSLGIIKIDLKQELFKEILSNTQANSFIYIVDKHNRSIYPNNTRTMISDSLLLQIDKGKRDNYTKTIMDGQSYMMVANTSSYSGIKIIMLTPRSEIFSEVNHLQKVLVLVVLLGMIVSSLLGVILSKPLVGSIHKLRTSMREVEKGNLSQRVQIESGDEIGELGKGFNHMVNEIDRLVTEVYKTNLREKEAEIRALQSQLNPHFLYNTLESINMLAITQGSLDVSDMVSSLGKLMRYTIDHSSKLVTLGEEISFIHSYVMIQKVRIGEKLQYREEIDPSILDISIPKLILQPLVENAIIHGISAQGGTIFIRGYRKEEKLTLIVSDNGQGVSSKKLKELYESIHSPVPIASKKYHGIALPNIHERIQLLYGKQYGIEIQSEVNNGFTIQVVLPLINEGGKKVEGSTSH from the coding sequence ATGAACTATACAAAATTAAAAAGGATGGCAAAAAGAAAATTACTGTCACTTCCATATCGTTCAAAGCTCATATTAGTTTTTTCGCTGCTCATACTTCTAACTGCCACAATTCTTGGAAGCATAACCTATTATCAATTTGCAAAATCAAGTCAACTTCGAACAAAAGAGTATCAGCTTCAGCTTGCTGATCAAATGAATCGTAATTTAAATCGCTATATTAAAGAAATGCAGATTATCTCCTTATCCCCTTTGTACGATCAAGATGTCTTGAATACTCTTAAAAATCATCAAGTGATGAAGGAAGGTGCTTCTCTTCCACCAGCAAGTGAAAGAGTAAAAATTTGGAGGTATATTTCTAGTCTCATTCATATGAGAGATGAAATTAAAGGAATCCATATTCTTGCGAACGATGGAACTGTTTTTAGTAATTTGGATTCAAATACGGTGCTACTAAAAGTGTTTGATAATAAAAGTGAGTGGATTAAAGAAATTAGGCAGGCAGATGGAGGATGGATTATTCTTCCTCTCCATCAGCCAAATTATTATATCAATAGAAAGGAGAATGTTTTTTCGGTTGCAAGACTGATTAGAGACCCAGCGACACAGAAATCTTTAGGGATTATAAAAATTGACCTGAAACAAGAACTGTTTAAAGAAATTTTATCAAATACACAGGCAAATAGCTTTATTTATATAGTAGACAAACATAATCGTTCAATTTATCCAAATAACACTAGGACAATGATATCCGATTCGTTACTTTTACAGATTGATAAAGGAAAAAGGGATAATTATACAAAGACAATAATGGATGGACAAAGCTATATGATGGTTGCTAATACTTCGTCTTACTCCGGAATCAAGATTATTATGCTGACCCCTCGTTCTGAAATTTTTAGTGAAGTGAATCATTTACAGAAAGTACTTGTGCTCGTTGTATTACTTGGAATGATCGTTTCCTCTTTACTAGGTGTCATATTGTCCAAGCCCTTAGTAGGTTCCATTCATAAATTACGTACTTCCATGCGTGAGGTAGAAAAAGGAAATTTATCACAGAGGGTCCAGATTGAATCCGGTGATGAAATAGGAGAGCTAGGCAAAGGCTTTAATCATATGGTAAATGAAATTGATCGACTCGTAACAGAAGTATACAAAACCAATCTACGTGAGAAGGAAGCAGAAATTCGTGCATTACAAAGTCAATTAAATCCGCACTTTCTTTACAATACGTTGGAATCTATTAATATGCTAGCAATCACACAAGGAAGTTTAGATGTGTCGGATATGGTTAGTTCACTTGGGAAGTTAATGAGATATACGATAGACCATTCTTCCAAATTAGTAACATTGGGAGAAGAAATCTCGTTTATTCATTCATACGTAATGATCCAAAAGGTACGAATAGGAGAGAAGCTTCAATATCGAGAAGAAATCGATCCGTCCATACTAGATATTTCTATTCCTAAGCTAATTTTGCAGCCACTTGTAGAAAATGCGATTATTCATGGGATTTCAGCACAGGGGGGAACGATTTTTATTAGAGGCTATAGAAAGGAAGAAAAGCTTACCCTTATTGTATCTGATAACGGGCAAGGTGTTTCCTCTAAAAAGCTAAAAGAGCTATATGAATCTATCCATTCTCCTGTACCGATAGCATCAAAAAAGTATCACGGGATTGCTTTACCCAATATTCATGAGCGGATCCAGTTGTTATATGGAAAGCAATACGGAATAGAGATTCAAAGTGAAGTGAATAACGGCTTTACGATTCAAGTGGTTTTACCTTTGATAAATGAAGGAGGGAAAAAGGTTGAAGGAAGTACTAGTCATTGA
- a CDS encoding response regulator transcription factor produces MKEVLVIEDEQIIRQGLKVLLEQVIGGIQVIEAKSGEEGITRIHQRLPHLIITDIRMGAMDGLTFIGKARQVSKDIPIIILSGHNDFEYARTALRYGITDYLLKPVNRIELSEVISKVFKTNESNNDGTSTQFQKILQFIDDHLSQEITLKMIAEHVYLHPQYIGQLFKTELNQTFTDYLTNKRIKYAQKLLRQTHLKVYEVAQLSGYKSAKHFMTLFKQEVGMTPIQYRQSL; encoded by the coding sequence TTGAAGGAAGTACTAGTCATTGAAGATGAACAGATTATTAGACAAGGGCTAAAGGTTTTACTTGAACAGGTTATCGGTGGAATTCAGGTGATAGAGGCAAAGAGTGGCGAAGAGGGGATTACAAGAATTCATCAACGGTTGCCACACCTTATTATTACAGATATCCGAATGGGAGCAATGGATGGTCTTACTTTTATAGGAAAAGCAAGGCAGGTATCTAAAGATATTCCTATTATTATCTTAAGTGGACATAATGATTTTGAATATGCCCGCACAGCCTTACGATATGGAATTACTGATTATTTATTAAAACCAGTCAACCGGATTGAGTTGTCCGAAGTCATTTCCAAGGTTTTTAAAACAAATGAAAGTAATAACGATGGTACATCGACTCAATTTCAAAAGATCCTTCAGTTTATCGATGACCATTTAAGCCAAGAAATCACATTAAAGATGATTGCAGAGCATGTATATCTTCATCCGCAATATATCGGTCAGTTGTTTAAAACAGAGCTAAATCAAACCTTTACGGACTATTTAACGAATAAACGGATAAAGTATGCGCAAAAATTATTGAGGCAAACTCATTTAAAGGTGTATGAGGTAGCACAACTATCTGGATACAAAAGTGCGAAGCATTTTATGACCTTGTTTAAACAAGAGGTTGGGATGACCCCAATTCAATATCGGCAATCACTATAA
- a CDS encoding ABC transporter substrate-binding protein translates to MIKKFGLILLVIILITVTSACSSKEKTSGSKDEKVELTFMIWGNEAHQEVYKKLLEKYYKTHPNIKVNLQSVPFPDYQQKISVLAAGRELPDVGWVAERMVPQFMDNDILEDITSFKEDKDYKIDDFFPSTLDLFKKEDKLYGIPFSTPPMVIFYNKDLFVKAGEKTPNEHFADGTWTWEQFEKSAKAITADGVYGANFFRDWNTWISLLSRTWSYGGDLFNEDQTKFTWNSQEGIDTLKMLDRMMFADKSHPKAGEQVSFESGKIGMFFDVYSYVSSAREVKDFTWDIAPLPEGPEGRFPMLGQAGYSIFKGSKHPKEAKELLKFFTSEEGITATSTFFVPPRESVLSSDQFVNQPNNPPKESIQHAVIDEMNNARLQAGHIEWQKIDNAIQFGFDELFGQLKKPEEILEGMEKKIDPLLK, encoded by the coding sequence ATGATAAAGAAATTCGGATTGATTTTGTTGGTGATTATTTTGATAACGGTTACATCAGCGTGTTCCAGCAAGGAAAAAACAAGTGGATCAAAAGATGAAAAAGTTGAATTAACCTTTATGATTTGGGGAAATGAAGCACATCAGGAAGTATATAAGAAACTGTTAGAAAAATATTATAAAACACATCCTAATATTAAGGTGAACTTGCAAAGTGTACCTTTTCCAGATTATCAGCAAAAAATATCAGTCTTAGCAGCAGGAAGGGAATTGCCGGATGTAGGTTGGGTAGCTGAGCGGATGGTACCACAATTTATGGATAATGATATTTTAGAAGATATTACTTCATTTAAAGAGGATAAGGATTACAAGATCGATGATTTCTTTCCGTCAACATTAGATCTATTTAAAAAAGAGGATAAACTGTATGGAATTCCTTTTTCTACGCCGCCAATGGTTATTTTTTATAACAAGGACCTATTTGTAAAAGCTGGGGAGAAAACGCCAAATGAACATTTTGCAGATGGAACATGGACGTGGGAGCAATTTGAGAAATCTGCTAAAGCGATCACAGCAGATGGTGTTTATGGCGCAAATTTCTTTCGTGATTGGAATACTTGGATTTCATTATTATCGAGAACTTGGAGTTATGGCGGGGATTTATTTAATGAGGATCAGACAAAGTTCACGTGGAATAGTCAAGAAGGTATAGATACATTAAAAATGCTTGATCGAATGATGTTTGCAGATAAATCCCATCCAAAAGCTGGGGAACAGGTTAGCTTTGAATCAGGAAAAATAGGCATGTTTTTTGATGTATACAGTTATGTATCCAGTGCACGTGAAGTAAAGGATTTTACATGGGATATTGCGCCACTTCCAGAGGGGCCAGAAGGCCGATTCCCAATGCTGGGTCAAGCAGGATACTCAATCTTTAAAGGATCAAAGCACCCGAAAGAGGCAAAAGAGCTACTGAAGTTTTTTACTAGTGAGGAAGGAATCACTGCCACATCAACATTTTTCGTACCACCACGTGAGTCAGTCCTAAGCTCTGATCAGTTTGTTAATCAACCAAATAATCCACCAAAAGAAAGTATTCAACATGCTGTGATCGATGAAATGAACAATGCCCGTTTACAAGCAGGACATATAGAATGGCAAAAAATTGATAATGCCATCCAATTTGGATTT